The genomic interval AGTGCGTGAGCTGCTGTCGAAGTACAACTTCCCCGGCGACGACGTGCCGGTCATCCGCGGCTCTGCGCTGGGTGGTCTGAACGGCGAGCCGCAGTGGGAAGCCAAGATCGACGAGCTGATGCAGGCCGTGGACGACAACGTGCCGCTTCCTGCGCGCGCCATCGACCAGCCCTTCCTGATGCCGATCGAAGACATCTTCTCGATCTCGGGCCGCGGCACGGTGGTTACGGGCCGTATCGAGCGTGGCAAGGTGAAGGTGGGCGAGGAAGCCGAGATCGTGGGCTTCCGCGACACGCGCAAGACCGTCGTCACGGGCGTCGAGATGTTCAAGAAGCAGCTGGACGAGGGTCTGGCGGGCGACAACGCCGGCCTGCTGCTGCGCGGCATCGCGAAGGAAGACGTGGAGCGCGGCATGGTTCTGGCTAAGCCGGGTTCGATCACGCCGCACACCAAGTTCAAGGGCGAGGTTTACGTCCTGAGCAAGGAAGAAGGCGGCCGTCACACGCCGTTCTTCAACGGCTACCGCCCGCAGTTTTACTTCCGCACCACGGACGTGACCGGCACGGCGAAGCTGCCTGAGGGCACGGAGATGGTGATGCCGGGCGACAACATCCAGCTGGAGATTGAGCTGCACACTCCGGTGGCCATGGAAAAGGGCCTGCGCTTCGCCATCCGCGAAGGCGGCCGCAC from Silvibacterium dinghuense carries:
- the tuf gene encoding elongation factor Tu, whose amino-acid sequence is MAKEKFDRSKPHVNVGTIGHIDHGKTTLTAAITKVLSKHNPNIKFRSFDTIDNAPEERERGITIATAHVEYETPNRHYAHVDCPGHADYIKNMITGAAQMDGGILVVAATDGPMPQTKEHVLLARQVGVPYIVVFLNKCDAVEDPELIDLVEMEVRELLSKYNFPGDDVPVIRGSALGGLNGEPQWEAKIDELMQAVDDNVPLPARAIDQPFLMPIEDIFSISGRGTVVTGRIERGKVKVGEEAEIVGFRDTRKTVVTGVEMFKKQLDEGLAGDNAGLLLRGIAKEDVERGMVLAKPGSITPHTKFKGEVYVLSKEEGGRHTPFFNGYRPQFYFRTTDVTGTAKLPEGTEMVMPGDNIQLEIELHTPVAMEKGLRFAIREGGRT